One Anas platyrhynchos isolate ZD024472 breed Pekin duck chromosome 2, IASCAAS_PekinDuck_T2T, whole genome shotgun sequence DNA segment encodes these proteins:
- the MC2R gene encoding adrenocorticotropic hormone receptor, translating into MSTERPFNLIKHLGQTSIPSLENISDFSLNVTDCTQVVVPEEVFFTVAAAGILENLLVLIAVVRNKNLHLPMYFFICSLAISDMLGSLYKTLENIFIILCKMGYLTRRGDFEKKLDDAMDSMFILSLLGSIFSLLAIAADRYITIFYALRYHNIMTLQRALIILAIIWTFCAGSSIAIALFSYEAATVIPFTILFPLMMFFILCLYVHMFLLARSHAKKIASLPTSAVHQRTNMKGAITLTIFLGVFLCCWAPFVLHILLARFCPHNPYCACYMSIFHVNGTLIMCNAIIDPMIFAFRSPELRSTFRKMFCCARYNWNW; encoded by the coding sequence atgagcaCTGAAAGACCTTTCAATCTAATCAAACACCTAGGGCAGACAAGTATTCCCTCCCTTGAAAATAtaagtgatttttccttaaATGTCACTGACTGTACGCAGGTCGTGGTGCCAGAGGAAGTTTTTTTcactgttgctgctgctggcataTTGGAAAATCTGCTTGTCCTTATTGCTGTCGTCAGAAATAAGAATTTGCACTTGCCCATGTACTTCTTCATTTGTAGTTTAGCCATTTCAGACATGTTAGGTAGCTTGTACAAAACTCTGGAGAACATCTTTATCATCTTGTGCAAAATGGGGTACCTGACACGTCGTGGGGACTTTGAGAAAAAGCTGGATGATGCCATGGATTCTATGTTCATTCTGTCTTTACTGGGGTCAATTTTCAGCTTGTTAGCTATTGCAGCAGACAGATATATCACTATTTTCTATGCTTTGCGGTACCATAATATCATGACACTACAAAGGGCTTTGATCATCTTGGCAATCATTTGGACATTCTGTGCAGGCAGTAGCATTGCTATTGCCCTCTTCTCCTATGAAGCAGCTACAGTCATTCCCTTCACTATCCTGTTCCCTTTAATGATGTTTTTTATACTGTGCCTCTATGTCCATATGTTCCTCCTTGCTCGATCTCATGCTAAAAAGATTGCCTCACTGCCCACCAGTGCAGTCCATCAGAGAACTAACATGAAAGGAGCCATTACACTGACTATTTTCCTTGGAGTCTTCCTTTGCTGTTGGGCCCCCTTTGTTCTTCACATCCTTTTAGCAAGATTTTGCCCACATAACCCTTATTGTGCCTGCTACATGTCCATATTCCATGTGAATGGGACCCTCATAATGTGCAATGCGATCATTGACCCTATGATTTTTGCATTCCGAAGCCCAGAATTACGGAGCACATTTAGGAAGATGTTCTGCTGTGCCAGGTATAACTGGAACTGGTAG